A region from the Aphis gossypii isolate Hap1 chromosome 1, ASM2018417v2, whole genome shotgun sequence genome encodes:
- the LOC114123548 gene encoding uncharacterized protein LOC114123548, whose product MRFEINICLLLVMSIIAKISNSSSSTTNSPQIKDLDRLVITDNLEATKSSDSTIGRISKVLECFVNPSNESTNTTWNECHDVFSSIWISARHVLLSDDNEIEESKKSKKKQWDLQTLMLGAGVKLILFLPVLAVLTGKAISLSLTSLLITSLGFLYRNQLESFTKRSDFI is encoded by the exons ATGCGAttcgaaataaatatttgtcttCTATTGGTAATGTCAATTATTGCCAAGATATCCAATTCAAGTTCGTCTACAACAAACAGTCCACAAATCAAGGACTTAGATCGTTTGGTAATAACAGATAATTTGGAAGCCACGAAGAGTTCGGATTCAACGATCGGAAGGATTTCGAAAGTTTTGGAGTGTTTTGTAAATCCATCTAACGAAAGCACCAATACTACGTGGAACGAATGTCATGACGTATTTTCATCGATTTGGATTTCAGCACGACACGTGCTGCTCAGCGACGATAACGAAATTGAAG aaagtAAAAAATCGAAGAAAAAACAATGGGACCTACAGACTCTAATGCTTGGTGCAGGAGTGAAGTTGATTTTGTTCCTACCAGTTTTGGCAGTCCTGACGGGAAAAGCCATTTCGCTAAGTTTGACATCACTGTTGATCACGTCTTTGGGTTTCCTCTACAGAAACCAATTAGAATCGTTTACCAAACGTAGCGATttcatatga